GTTCGCGCGGAAGTCGTGACCACCCTCGGCCGGATGGACGTCGTCGCGCCAGATGATCGGCGTCCCGGGATGCTCGTCGCCCCAACAGGGCCACGGCAGCCCCCAGAACTCGCCGCTGACCGGCAGTCCCTCGCTGTCGGCCCGCAGCGTCTCGGTGCTGAAGGCGTCGTCGTGTTCCTTCTGGCGCTGGAGGCGTTCGGGACTCTGCTGGTAGCCGACCGTGCGCACCCCGAGGTTGATCTCCCGCAGCACGTCCTCGTAGGTGCTCTTACCGTTGTAGAGTTCGGGACCGCTCCCCCAGTCGAAGTGCTCGCCGAAGCCGAAGCGTCCGGCCAGTTCCTGCATGATCTGCAGGTCGGGCTTGGAGGCGTGGGCCGGCGAGGCGACGGGTTCGCTCCACTGGACGGAGCGATGGGAGTTGGTCACCGAGCGGTGGTGCTCGTACTGGCTCGATACCGGCAGCAACAGGACGTTGTCGGCGTCGGCGTCCTCAAGCGTGCCGGCGACGGCGGGGAAGAGGTCGACGACCACCAGCAGGTCGAGCGCCTCCATCGCCTTCTTCATCTTGTCCATCTCGGTGATGGAGTTGGCCGAGTGGCCCCAGAAGAAGGCCATCTTCAACGGGTCGGGCTGGTAGAGGGTCGACTCGTGGAGCCGGTCCTCCTGCTGGAGGGCGGCCTCGTACCAGCGGGCGACCGACAGCCCGTCCTGGAGCATCATCGTCCGCGGGTCGATCTGGCGTTGAGAGCCGCCGTCCTCGGAGCTGCCCTGATCGGCGCCGCCGTCCCCACCCGACCCCCCTTGGGCAGCGGGATCGCCCGTCTGCGAGTCGGCCTCGGTTGGGGACTGGGAGTTCGGACCCGCGCCGGTGTCCTCGGCCTGCGAGACGTCCTCGACGGCGTCGCTCTGTTCGGTCTCCGCCGATTGGAGTTCGCTTGCGGCGGGCGGGCCGCCACCGCCCGCGGAGAGCTGCTGCCAGATGTCGTCAGGCATCGTCGCGAAACGGTCGTGAAGGTCCCAGAAATCCGTCGAGCCGCTCGTCCACGGGCTCCGGTTCCAGACGTTCGTCCAGTGGACCCACGAGCCGGCCGCCGACACGGAGTAGTAGCCCGGTAGGATGGTGCTGTCGACGCCCAGATCGGTCGCACCCTGGACGTTGGCGTGTCCACGCATCACCTGCAGGCCGCCGCCGCTGCGGGCGGCGCTGCCCGAGGCAAGCGAGTGCAGCGCGTACGAGCGGATGTTCTGGGTACCGTTGTTGTGCTGGGTGCCGCCCATCGCCCACTCGATCTGGATGTTGGGCTTGTTCTCGATGATCAGGTCGCCGAGCTCTTGGAGCTGCTCGACGTCGATCCAGGTGATGTCGGCGACCGTCTCGAGGTCGTACTGTTCGAGTTCGGCCTCGGCGTCGGGCCAGCCGTTGACCCGTTCGGAGAGCATCTCGTCGTCGAGTTCGCCCTGCTGCTCGAGGTAGTTCATCAGCCCCATCAGCAGCGCCACGTCGGTACCCGGACGCATCCGGTAGTAGTTGTCGGCGTGCGAGGAGGTCTTCGTGTATCGGGGGTCGATCGAGACGACGGTCCCGTCCCTCGCTTGCCCCTCGAGGATGTGCTGCATCGCGATCGGGTGGGACTCGGCGGGGTTCTGCCCGCAGATGATGAGCAGATCGAAATTCCGGTAGTCGTTGATCGTGTTGGTCATCGCCCCGTAGCCCCACGTGTTCGAAAGGCCCGTGACGGTCGGGGAGTGACAGATCCGCGCCTGGTGATCGCAGTTGTTCGTCCCCATGAAGGCCGAGAGCTTCCGGAAGGCGTAGGCCTCCTCGTTTGCGTGGTGGGCGCTTCCCATCATCATGACGCTCTCGGGGGTGTACTCCTCGATGATCTCGGCGTACTTCTCTTCGATGATGTCGTAGGCCTCGCTCCACGAGATCGTCTCCCACCCGCCGTCGACCCGGTGCATCGGCCGTTTCAACCGACGATCCGAGTGCTCGGTCTCGAGGATCCCCGCGCCCTTCGAACAGAGCGAACCGTTGTTGATCGGGTTCTCGTGCCACGGCTCCATACCGACGAAGGAATCACCCTCGGTGACGCCGCGAAAGCCACAGCCGACCGCACAGTAGTTACAGATCGTCTTGGTCATCTCGCCGTCCGGGGTGGTACCTTCGTCCTCGTCGTCGTTCTGGGCGAGGGTCTGCCCCGCCGCGCCGCCGCCGAGCGCGACCGCGCCCGCGAGCGCGCTCGCCTTCAGGAACGACCGCCGGTCGAGATCCAGAGAGACGGGCTCCGCACTCATCCGCTCGCCTCACCCCGTGGCGAACGGCTCACGGCCCGCTCGGTCTGATAGATCGTGATAGTTCTACGCATGCTACAGTCCTACTGAACAGACGACAATTAACGTTGTGCTTTCTGTGAAAAAACAGGCCAGGGCGTCGTGTTTCGTGCGGGCGCAAGACCTTTCCGCACCCCTCACTACCCACCGCCAATGAAGACCGGTGCGTTCGTCTGCTCGTGTGCTGGTACCTGCGAGGTCGATCTCGAGGACGCCCGCGAGGGGATCGAGGGGGTCGACGTCGCCGCCAGCTCCGAGCTGCTCTGTGGGGAGAAAAAGGGGCTGCCGGCGATGGAGCAGGTCATCGAGGAATACGAACTCGACCAGCTTCTCGTGACCTGTCCCGAACCGGGAGTCCAGGATAAACTCGGCGGCGTCGCGGAGGACCACGGCCTCCATCCCGAGGCGGTCTCTTTCGTCGACCAGCGCGAGGCTGCGGGCTGGGTCCATCCCGAGGAAGAGGCGACCGACAAGACCTCGAGAATGGTCAACGCCCGTCGGGCGGGCCTCGAGGAGGAGGCGATCGCGCGCTCGATCTCGCGCGAAGCCGGCGAGCGCGTCGCGGTCGTCGGCGACGCGGAGGCCGCCGCCACTCTCTCGGAAG
Above is a window of Halalkalicoccus subterraneus DNA encoding:
- a CDS encoding formate dehydrogenase subunit alpha, yielding MSAEPVSLDLDRRSFLKASALAGAVALGGGAAGQTLAQNDDEDEGTTPDGEMTKTICNYCAVGCGFRGVTEGDSFVGMEPWHENPINNGSLCSKGAGILETEHSDRRLKRPMHRVDGGWETISWSEAYDIIEEKYAEIIEEYTPESVMMMGSAHHANEEAYAFRKLSAFMGTNNCDHQARICHSPTVTGLSNTWGYGAMTNTINDYRNFDLLIICGQNPAESHPIAMQHILEGQARDGTVVSIDPRYTKTSSHADNYYRMRPGTDVALLMGLMNYLEQQGELDDEMLSERVNGWPDAEAELEQYDLETVADITWIDVEQLQELGDLIIENKPNIQIEWAMGGTQHNNGTQNIRSYALHSLASGSAARSGGGLQVMRGHANVQGATDLGVDSTILPGYYSVSAAGSWVHWTNVWNRSPWTSGSTDFWDLHDRFATMPDDIWQQLSAGGGGPPAASELQSAETEQSDAVEDVSQAEDTGAGPNSQSPTEADSQTGDPAAQGGSGGDGGADQGSSEDGGSQRQIDPRTMMLQDGLSVARWYEAALQQEDRLHESTLYQPDPLKMAFFWGHSANSITEMDKMKKAMEALDLLVVVDLFPAVAGTLEDADADNVLLLPVSSQYEHHRSVTNSHRSVQWSEPVASPAHASKPDLQIMQELAGRFGFGEHFDWGSGPELYNGKSTYEDVLREINLGVRTVGYQQSPERLQRQKEHDDAFSTETLRADSEGLPVSGEFWGLPWPCWGDEHPGTPIIWRDDVHPAEGGHDFRANWGIDAPTPEEWEATGVDKEYPLAETYEQEGEAGLDMLRESYQPDWFDGEVIGVPQYPGFTTTLPEDPADASSLTIPMEYALREDVSIYDCAAALNEQRDHDHNLAFYEQYDNAQPDPPTGRGRARAVVWNFIDTVPKHREPIQSPRPDLAEQWPANGQQTNFFRLDQNNAATQQEATQRAYDQGIDTILTSGRQVEHQGGGAETRNNPYTADLQPHMYAEIHPDMAEDLDLVGGEDHVIITSADADKGSILVKAKVTYRPQGGNEVFLPYHWGGIAHGQNMSDKYPEGSKPLAIGDSANFVTSSGFDAETQMQETKAGLVRVEKATEQRIEELNMEVIDYPQEEAGLGDSYEWDVRNQSMQPQTGDD